GCTCGCGGATGCAAAGACGCTGAACGAGTTAGGGCCCTGCGGCGGTGTGATGGTGGCAGGCATGCCGCCGTTATAAAACCCGTATTCATACGCCCGTGCCGGGGCTCTTTGTGCCACCGCCCAAATGGTTTCCTTGCTGTTGGCCAGGAAAACGTTACTGAGCGCCACCGTATCGTACCGGTTGTTGCCAATCACTTCGGTCGCCTGTATCTCTGCATTTTCCCAATCGCCGGAATACAGGTAGGCCCGGGCGAGGAGGGCCGTGGCGGCGCCTTTGTTGGGACGCACACGGCTGCTGGTTGCAGCCCCGTATCCATTCGTGTAATCTTCCGGGAGCATCGATTGCGCCAGCTTCAAGTCGGCGATGATCTGCTTGTATACATCCGCCACGGGCGAACGGCTCAAACGGTTATTGACGGTATAGTCCGGCGTCAGTACGATCGGCACCGGACCGTACATATTCACCAGGTAAAAATGGTAAAGCGCGCGTAGGAAATATGCTTCGCCGAGCCATTGGTTTTTGAACACCAGGTTGCCGGTGCTGTTGTTAATGCCCCTGATTGCTGCGTTGGCGGTGAACAGCATCCCGTAGTATCCCGACCAGTACCCGCTATTGCTATGTGTGATGGCATTCTTGAAGATGATATCCGCGAAATTGCCGCTGAGCGTACTTCGCAGTTCGTCGGCGTACAGGCCTAGCACATAGCCCAGGTTGCTGCCGGAACCGCCGCCGAAACCCGCGTTCTGGCTAATGCTGATGAACATGCCGGTAACAACGGTGGAAGCCATGTTGTCGTTAATGTACACGTCGCCGGCTTCAATAGTGCCGGAGGGCAGCTGCGTGCCGTCGAGGTATTTGTCGCAGCCCGTAAACGCGATGCCGCATGAAATGGCGATTACAGGCAGTTTTTTGAGAATATTGTAATGGAAGCGATGTTTCATGTTGACAGACATTAAAGCGTGACGTTAATCCCGGCGGTGATCACCCGCAGGGGCGGAATCACGGATGGGTTGAGGTTTTCGGGGTCCAGCCCGTTGTATTTCGAAATCGTGAGCAGGTTCTGCCCCTGCAGGTATACGCCGCCGTTTTTCAGATGCAGCGTTTTGTTGAGGCTTTCACTGAAGTTGTAACGGAGGCTTACGTTCTGCAGCCGCGCATACGTAGCATCCGAATAGGCGCCCGTGCTTTCGTTGAAAAGCATCTGGCGGCTGAAGTTGCTGAACTGCGTACTTACTTTCGGAACGGCTGTTTGGTCGCCCGGCTGCTGCCAGCGGTCGAGCCACATGGTAGAACCGTTGCCGCCGAAAATACCGAATGGCAGGATGGCGTTGGACAACAGGTTCTTGCCCATCCTGCTGGTGAAGTTGATGGAAAAGTCCAGCACGAACTGTTTATAAGTAAACGAATTGGTGAGGCTGCCGAAGTATTTGGGCGCCAAATCGATGAACTCGGTCTTATCCGCCTGTGTGAACACGTTGGAAAAATCATCCGTCACACCTTTTCCGTTGGTAAAGCTGTAGTAACCGGTTTGAGGGTTCACGCCGTTGTATTTGTACAGCAACAATCCCGTCACCGGTTTGCCCTGCACATAGTTCGAGTTCTGATTGGCCTGCGTGGGCAGCCGCAGTAGCTTGCTCTCAGGAATGGTGATGTTGAACCGGGTGGTCCAGCTGAAATCTTTCTTCCGGAAGTTGTTGGAAGTGATGCTGGCTTCGTAACCGCTGGTACGGATCAGCGCGTCGGAATTGAGCGTATAGCTTGTGTATCCGGTAACGCTGGACAGCGGCTGGCCCAGCAACTGGTTGCCGGCGCGATTGTGATAGTAGCTGAAATCCGCCATGATCCTGTCTTGCAGGAAACCTAATTCCAAACCGATCTCGGAGTTGAAATTCCGCTCCCAGTTCAGCAGGGGATTGGGCAGGGCATTAGGCTGCAGGCCGGTTTTGCCGTCGTAGTTGCCGGACATGGCCTGATATGTTTCCAGGTACCGGAAGTTACCGATGGCATCGCCGCCCACTACGCCGCTGCTCACGCGCAGCTTGCCGAAGCTCAACAGGGGAATATTGTTTTTTATCAGGCGTTCTTCACTGAAGATCCACGCCAGCGCTCCGGAGCCAAAGCTGCCGAACCGCCTGCCGGGACCGAACTTGGTGGAACCGTCATACCGCAAATTGACGTTGGCGATGTATTTCTCGTTCCAGATGAATTTCACGATGCCGTAGGTACCGATGGAACGGTATTCGTTCAGCTCGAAACGCGATACAACCGATGTGGCAACTGCCGGGTTGGCCAGGAGCGCGTCTGACGGGAAGCCGGTGCCCGTGATGTCTGTCGATTGCGTTACCTGGTTGCTGATTTCCGCGCCCAGCTTCACACTAAGGTTACCCTGTGTGGCGACCGTTCTCCGGTATTCGCCGTACGGGGAAATCGTGATCGACCGGGTTGAATAATTATGCAGGATGCCCACCGTTTGCGTGGCCGCCTGTATGTTGGAGGGATGGAACGTAGTGGTGGGATTGCCGACCAGCTCCTTACCGTTGATCGTATTGTACCCGAAAA
Above is a genomic segment from Chitinophaga pollutisoli containing:
- a CDS encoding RagB/SusD family nutrient uptake outer membrane protein; its protein translation is MKHRFHYNILKKLPVIAISCGIAFTGCDKYLDGTQLPSGTIEAGDVYINDNMASTVVTGMFISISQNAGFGGGSGSNLGYVLGLYADELRSTLSGNFADIIFKNAITHSNSGYWSGYYGMLFTANAAIRGINNSTGNLVFKNQWLGEAYFLRALYHFYLVNMYGPVPIVLTPDYTVNNRLSRSPVADVYKQIIADLKLAQSMLPEDYTNGYGAATSSRVRPNKGAATALLARAYLYSGDWENAEIQATEVIGNNRYDTVALSNVFLANSKETIWAVAQRAPARAYEYGFYNGGMPATITPPQGPNSFSVFASASENLVHDFEPGDQRFTEWLRMTTILASGTNPAREVYFPAKYKSPANNVEYQVPLRLAEQYLIRAEARAMQNKGNAAGDLNVIRKRAGLAAVQPGNQTALLAAIAKEKRIELFAEYGHRFFDLKRTGKLDEVMKLVAPTKPATWESFMANWPIPPNDILSNPNLTPNPGYAQ